A stretch of the Streptomyces sp. WMMB303 genome encodes the following:
- a CDS encoding DUF2000 domain-containing protein: protein MRFDTKAAVLVRPDLADWQKLNVTAFLASGIARVSDEMTGEPYEDGSGNRYLPLLRQPVLCFAADREGLAAAHRRALSRGLAIAVYTDEMFATGNDADNRAAVRAVEAEKLSLAGLALHGPRNSVDRAVKGLKLHR from the coding sequence ATGCGTTTCGACACCAAGGCCGCCGTGCTGGTCCGCCCGGACCTCGCGGACTGGCAGAAGCTCAACGTGACCGCCTTCCTGGCCAGCGGGATCGCCCGCGTCTCCGACGAGATGACCGGCGAGCCCTACGAGGACGGCTCCGGCAACCGCTACCTGCCGCTGCTCCGCCAGCCCGTGCTGTGCTTCGCCGCCGACCGGGAAGGGCTCGCCGCGGCCCACCGGCGCGCGCTCTCCCGCGGGCTGGCGATCGCCGTCTACACCGACGAGATGTTCGCCACCGGCAACGACGCGGACAACCGCGCGGCTGTGCGGGCCGTCGAGGCGGAGAAGCTCAGTCTCGCCGGGCTGGCACTCCACGGTCCGCGGAACTCGGTGGACCGGGCGGTGAAGGGGCTGAAGCTGCACCGCTGA
- a CDS encoding TetR/AcrR family transcriptional regulator, producing MDSDATTEARILSAADALFYAHGVQTVGMDRVRDASGVSLKKIYKCFPSKGALVEAYLRRRDRWARNALEERVSRHTDPEERVLAVFDWLYDWVDGPDFHGCAFINAFGELGADSQGVVDAVREHKGAVRGYLRGLAHETGAAEPEWLASQLAVLLDGAMSNASITDSPAPAQHARSAAETLLRMAATPAPAADPAR from the coding sequence ATGGACAGCGACGCCACGACCGAGGCGCGCATCCTCAGCGCGGCGGATGCGCTCTTCTACGCGCACGGCGTGCAGACCGTGGGCATGGACCGCGTCCGGGACGCCAGCGGTGTCTCGCTGAAGAAGATCTACAAGTGCTTCCCGTCCAAGGGCGCCCTGGTGGAGGCGTATCTGCGCCGCCGGGACAGGTGGGCCAGGAACGCGCTGGAGGAGCGGGTCTCCCGGCACACCGACCCGGAGGAGCGGGTACTGGCGGTCTTCGACTGGCTCTACGACTGGGTGGACGGGCCGGACTTCCACGGCTGCGCGTTCATCAACGCCTTCGGCGAACTGGGCGCCGACTCCCAAGGCGTGGTCGACGCGGTGCGCGAGCACAAGGGCGCCGTCCGCGGCTACCTGCGGGGCCTGGCGCACGAGACCGGAGCGGCGGAACCGGAGTGGCTCGCCTCGCAGTTGGCCGTGCTGCTGGACGGCGCGATGAGCAACGCCTCCATCACCGACTCCCCGGCCCCGGCACAGCACGCGCGCTCCGCCGCGGAGACCCTGCTGCGGATGGCGGCCACCCCGGCACCCGCGGCGGACCCGGCCCGGTAG
- a CDS encoding energy-coupling factor transporter transmembrane component T, whose product MPRSTSRAALSRAAPSSRRTAGSGARSGVTKPRAERGASTGAVIRPPLRAPLSTRSTALHPGAWWLWALGLATAASRTSNPLLLGLLMAVAGYVVAARRSDAPWARSYTAFLKLGLLVLAIRLVFAFLLGSPIPGSHVLVALPEVPLPDWARGVRIGGRVTAEGMVFALYDGLKLATLLVCVGAANALANPARLLKSLPGALYEAGVAVVVAMTFAPHLVADVRRLRAARRLRGRDDRGLRAVAQVALPVLEGALERSVALAAAMDARGYGRTARVPAAVRRTTTALTLGGLLGVCAGTYGLLAAAGAGFGLPLLLAGVVLALAGLRLGGRRAARTRYRPDRWGVRAWLVSASGAAVAALLTAAAGALPDPMNPPAVPLAAPPFPLWPAAAVLLGLLPGFLAPAPALPGNRGNPPGDHPGGGRDQGKDRTGTGSGSGSGSTGDSSDARTDRTDSGSRRDPHPREAGAYPRTTPGARIPRALRDRQHDEENTR is encoded by the coding sequence ATGCCCCGCTCCACATCCAGAGCAGCGCTCTCCCGGGCGGCGCCGTCCTCCCGGCGGACGGCGGGCTCCGGAGCGCGCTCCGGAGTGACGAAGCCCCGGGCAGAGCGCGGGGCGAGCACCGGAGCGGTCATCCGCCCTCCTCTGCGAGCGCCGCTCTCCACCCGTAGCACCGCCCTGCACCCGGGGGCGTGGTGGCTCTGGGCCCTGGGCCTGGCCACCGCCGCCTCCCGCACCAGCAACCCCCTTCTCCTCGGACTGCTGATGGCGGTGGCGGGCTACGTCGTCGCGGCCCGCCGCTCCGACGCGCCCTGGGCCCGCTCCTACACCGCGTTCCTGAAGCTGGGCCTGCTGGTCCTCGCCATCCGCCTCGTCTTCGCCTTCCTCCTCGGCTCGCCCATCCCCGGCAGCCATGTACTCGTCGCACTCCCGGAGGTGCCGCTGCCCGACTGGGCCCGCGGGGTGCGGATCGGCGGACGGGTCACGGCGGAGGGCATGGTCTTCGCGCTGTACGACGGGCTCAAGCTGGCGACGCTCCTGGTCTGCGTCGGCGCCGCGAACGCGCTCGCCAACCCGGCGCGGCTGCTGAAATCCCTGCCCGGCGCCCTCTACGAGGCGGGAGTCGCGGTGGTGGTGGCGATGACCTTCGCCCCGCACCTGGTGGCCGACGTACGGCGGCTGCGCGCGGCACGGCGGCTGCGGGGGCGGGACGACCGCGGGCTGCGGGCGGTGGCGCAGGTCGCGCTGCCGGTCCTGGAGGGCGCATTGGAGCGCTCGGTCGCGCTCGCGGCGGCGATGGACGCCCGGGGCTACGGCCGGACGGCACGCGTTCCGGCCGCCGTGCGCCGCACCACCACGGCGCTGACGCTCGGCGGGCTGCTCGGCGTGTGCGCGGGTACCTACGGTCTGCTGGCGGCCGCGGGCGCCGGGTTCGGGCTGCCGCTCCTGCTGGCCGGCGTGGTCCTGGCGCTGGCCGGGCTGCGGCTCGGCGGCAGGCGGGCCGCCCGCACCCGGTACCGCCCCGACCGCTGGGGAGTCCGGGCGTGGCTGGTCTCGGCGTCCGGCGCCGCCGTGGCCGCGCTGCTGACCGCGGCGGCCGGTGCGCTGCCCGACCCGATGAACCCGCCGGCCGTCCCGCTGGCCGCACCCCCGTTTCCGCTCTGGCCCGCCGCCGCCGTCCTGCTCGGCCTGCTGCCGGGCTTCCTCGCACCCGCCCCGGCCCTCCCCGGGAACCGGGGGAACCCGCCCGGTGACCACCCCGGGGGTGGCCGCGACCAAGGCAAGGACCGCACCGGCACCGGCAGCGGCAGCGGCAGCGGCAGCACCGGCGACAGCAGCGACGCCCGTACGGACCGCACAGACAGCGGCAGCAGGCGCGACCCGCATCCACGGGAGGCGGGAGCGTACCCGCGGACGACGCCAGGGGCCCGGATCCCGCGGGCGCTGCGGGACCGGCAGCACGACGAGGAGAACACTCGGTGA
- a CDS encoding SCO2322 family protein: MRQPAAESSGYRYWSFWQRQEGGSWSYATEGPATRRPEDGDVLGFRFALSEDSDQADKPRGAGSFAAACEGTKAAKDSKRVAVRIDFGTRADAPGGESGDPPAARTGCARIPENGTAADALAKVASPLRYNSDALLCAIDGYPATGCGEQAKGSGGSGRSEDGDGGGTADTGGRSGADGEDDGGRGEGASTAAGVAAGAAAVAILGAAALWQARRRKR, from the coding sequence GTGCGGCAGCCCGCCGCCGAGTCGAGCGGCTACCGGTACTGGTCGTTCTGGCAGCGGCAGGAGGGCGGCTCCTGGTCGTACGCCACCGAGGGACCGGCCACCCGACGCCCCGAGGACGGAGACGTCCTGGGCTTCCGGTTCGCACTGAGCGAGGACTCCGACCAGGCCGACAAGCCGCGCGGAGCCGGGAGTTTCGCCGCCGCCTGCGAGGGGACGAAGGCCGCGAAGGACAGCAAGCGGGTGGCCGTGCGGATCGACTTCGGGACCCGCGCCGACGCGCCCGGCGGCGAGTCCGGGGACCCGCCCGCCGCCCGTACCGGCTGCGCCCGGATACCGGAGAACGGCACCGCGGCGGACGCCCTCGCCAAGGTGGCGTCCCCGCTGCGCTACAACTCCGACGCCCTGCTGTGCGCCATCGACGGCTACCCCGCGACGGGATGCGGTGAACAGGCGAAAGGCAGCGGCGGCAGCGGCAGGAGCGAGGACGGTGACGGCGGCGGCACGGCGGACACCGGGGGCCGGAGCGGCGCGGACGGCGAGGACGACGGCGGCCGGGGGGAGGGCGCGTCGACCGCGGCGGGCGTCGCAGCCGGGGCGGCGGCCGTGGCGATCCTCGGCGCCGCGGCACTGTGGCAGGCCCGCCGCCGGAAGCGCTAG
- a CDS encoding antibiotic biosynthesis monooxygenase produces the protein MSIVKINALTVPADQREVLEQRFAARKGFVEGADGFEWFELLRPLEGSDRYLVYTRWRDEESFQAWMNGPMKEAHQRAKGDDGGAEGPGSGDGGAERPKPAATGSETWSFEVVQQAPPKK, from the coding sequence ATGAGCATCGTCAAGATCAACGCGCTGACCGTACCGGCCGACCAGCGGGAGGTGCTGGAGCAGCGGTTCGCCGCGCGCAAGGGCTTCGTGGAGGGCGCGGACGGATTCGAGTGGTTCGAGCTGCTGCGCCCGTTGGAGGGAAGCGACCGCTACCTCGTCTACACCCGGTGGCGGGACGAGGAGTCCTTCCAGGCGTGGATGAACGGTCCCATGAAGGAGGCCCACCAGCGGGCGAAGGGTGACGACGGCGGCGCGGAGGGCCCGGGGTCCGGCGACGGGGGCGCCGAGCGGCCGAAGCCCGCGGCGACCGGCTCGGAGACCTGGTCCTTCGAGGTCGTGCAGCAGGCGCCGCCGAAGAAGTGA
- a CDS encoding AraC family transcriptional regulator has protein sequence MGEGFGPAGAAPGDWVRYWRAPDQPLEAMRAHFTGHVFHRHSHDAYSFAVTETGAQRFRCRGGDHTSGEGMVMAFNPDDPHDGESAAPAGFTYRIVHLGPDLVRSVLTDAVGRDAPMPLFPEPVRTDRVLRTALLRLHAALAGGPAASALVREERLTETVVAMVRRSARTPARTAVPRVGSAAVRRARELLAERWDREVPAELLARSAGCSRFALYRAFRAESGMPPSDFQRQLRLRGARRMLSEGATAAEAAAVCGFADQAHLHRWFVRCYGVTPGVYARAGSVPGAARR, from the coding sequence ATGGGTGAGGGTTTCGGGCCCGCGGGTGCGGCGCCCGGCGACTGGGTGCGCTACTGGCGGGCGCCGGACCAGCCGCTGGAGGCCATGCGGGCCCACTTCACCGGCCATGTCTTCCACCGGCACAGCCACGACGCGTACTCCTTCGCGGTGACCGAGACCGGAGCCCAGCGGTTCCGCTGTCGCGGCGGGGACCACACCAGTGGCGAGGGCATGGTGATGGCCTTCAATCCCGACGATCCGCACGACGGCGAGTCGGCGGCACCGGCCGGCTTCACCTACCGCATCGTCCACCTGGGGCCCGATCTGGTGCGCTCCGTCCTCACCGACGCCGTCGGCCGGGACGCTCCGATGCCGCTGTTCCCGGAGCCGGTGCGCACCGACCGGGTACTGCGGACGGCGCTGCTGCGGCTGCACGCCGCCCTGGCGGGCGGACCCGCCGCGAGCGCGCTGGTGCGCGAGGAGCGGCTCACCGAGACGGTGGTCGCGATGGTGCGCCGCAGTGCGCGCACCCCGGCTCGTACGGCCGTCCCGCGGGTCGGTTCGGCGGCGGTGCGCCGCGCCCGGGAGCTGCTGGCGGAGCGCTGGGACCGGGAGGTTCCGGCGGAGCTGCTGGCGCGGTCGGCCGGTTGCAGCAGGTTCGCCCTCTACCGGGCCTTCCGGGCGGAGTCGGGGATGCCGCCCAGCGACTTCCAGCGGCAACTGCGGCTCCGGGGCGCTCGCCGGATGCTCTCGGAGGGTGCCACCGCTGCCGAGGCCGCCGCGGTCTGCGGGTTCGCGGACCAGGCGCATCTGCACCGCTGGTTCGTCCGCTGCTACGGCGTCACTCCGGGCGTCTACGCGCGGGCCGGGAGTGTGCCGGGGGCCGCTCGGCGGTAG
- a CDS encoding ABC transporter ATP-binding protein yields the protein MITFEQVSVVHDGAEGPAFPVVDAHIPEGELCLLVGPSGAGKSTLLGTVAGLVPHFTGGTLRGRVTVAGRDTRSHKPRELADVVGTVGQDPPAHFVTDTVEDELAYGMESLGLPPGTMRRRVEETLDLLGLNELRDRPIASLSGGQQQRVAIGSVLTPHPRVLVLDEPTSALDPPAAEEVLAVLQRLVHDLGTTVLMAEHRLERVVQYADRVLLLAPDGERGGAAEPAGADAPGSGTSIPGTSGTADSAPAPPGSGADPRGTARIGDPATLLAVSPVRPPVVELGELAGWDPLPLSVRDARRRADALRRRLADRPAPAAAPAVADSPVTEVRPVAEVSRLGLVRDRVTALHEVSLTLHAGCTTALMGRNGAGKSTLLNTLVGMHRPTSGQVSVGGRSPHRTRPAELLRHVGLVPQEPRDLLYAETVARECRTADADADAAPGTCRALVSRLLPGVPDSTHPRDLSEGQRLALALSIVLTARPPLLLLDEPTRGLDYAAKSRLVVLLRELAAQGHAIVLATHDVELVAELAHRVVILAQGETVADGPTEEVITSSPAYAPQVSKILAPQPWLTVGQVREAL from the coding sequence GTGATCACCTTCGAGCAGGTCAGCGTCGTCCACGACGGTGCGGAGGGCCCCGCCTTCCCGGTGGTGGACGCCCACATACCCGAGGGCGAGCTGTGTCTGCTCGTCGGCCCCAGCGGAGCGGGCAAGTCCACCCTGCTGGGCACCGTCGCGGGCCTGGTCCCGCACTTCACCGGCGGCACCCTGCGGGGCCGGGTGACCGTGGCGGGCCGCGACACCCGGAGCCACAAGCCGCGCGAACTCGCGGACGTCGTGGGCACGGTCGGCCAGGACCCGCCGGCCCACTTCGTCACCGACACGGTCGAGGACGAACTGGCCTACGGCATGGAGTCCCTGGGGCTGCCGCCGGGGACCATGCGCCGCCGCGTGGAGGAGACCCTCGACCTGCTCGGCCTCAACGAGCTGCGGGACCGCCCGATCGCCTCCCTCTCCGGTGGCCAGCAACAGCGCGTGGCCATCGGCTCGGTCCTCACCCCGCATCCCCGGGTGCTCGTCCTCGACGAACCCACCTCGGCGCTGGACCCGCCCGCCGCCGAGGAGGTCCTGGCCGTGCTGCAACGACTCGTCCACGACCTGGGCACCACCGTGCTGATGGCCGAGCACCGGCTGGAGCGCGTGGTGCAGTACGCGGACCGGGTGCTGCTGCTGGCGCCGGACGGCGAACGGGGCGGGGCCGCGGAACCGGCAGGCGCGGACGCCCCAGGCTCCGGAACCTCCATTCCCGGCACCTCCGGCACCGCCGACTCCGCTCCGGCACCGCCGGGCAGCGGCGCGGACCCGCGGGGTACGGCCCGCATCGGCGATCCGGCCACCCTGCTGGCGGTGTCCCCGGTGCGGCCCCCGGTGGTGGAGCTGGGCGAACTCGCGGGCTGGGACCCGCTTCCGCTGTCGGTACGGGACGCCCGCCGCCGCGCGGACGCGCTGCGCCGGCGCCTGGCGGACCGGCCCGCGCCCGCTGCCGCGCCCGCGGTGGCGGACTCCCCGGTGACCGAGGTGCGGCCGGTCGCCGAGGTCTCCCGGCTCGGCCTGGTCCGCGACCGCGTCACCGCGCTGCACGAGGTCTCCCTCACGCTGCACGCCGGGTGCACCACGGCACTGATGGGACGCAACGGCGCGGGCAAGTCGACCCTGTTGAACACACTGGTGGGAATGCACCGGCCCACCTCCGGCCAGGTCTCCGTCGGCGGCCGGAGCCCGCACCGTACGCGGCCGGCCGAACTGCTGCGGCACGTCGGCCTCGTCCCGCAGGAGCCGCGCGATCTGCTCTACGCGGAGACCGTCGCCCGCGAGTGCCGTACCGCCGACGCCGACGCGGACGCCGCGCCCGGCACCTGCCGGGCGCTGGTCTCCCGGCTGCTGCCCGGGGTACCGGACAGCACCCACCCCCGTGATCTGTCCGAGGGGCAGCGGCTGGCCCTGGCGCTGTCGATCGTGCTGACGGCCCGGCCGCCGCTGCTGCTGCTGGACGAACCGACCCGGGGGCTGGACTACGCGGCCAAGTCCCGGCTGGTGGTGCTGCTGCGCGAGCTGGCGGCGCAGGGCCATGCGATCGTGCTCGCCACCCACGACGTCGAGCTGGTGGCGGAGCTGGCGCACCGCGTCGTCATTCTCGCGCAGGGCGAGACCGTGGCGGACGGGCCCACCGAGGAGGTCATCACCTCCTCACCGGCCTACGCCCCGCAGGTCTCCAAGATCCTCGCCCCACAGCCCTGGCTGACGGTCGGCCAGGTACGGGAGGCGCTGTGA
- a CDS encoding ECF transporter S component, whose amino-acid sequence MRAVRLGPRSVTALVLTSATGVAAFTWPLLADRASGLAHSRDAPWLFAALLPLLLAVAVATVSETGLDAKAVAMLGVLAAAGAALRPLGAGTAGLEPMFFLMVLSGRVLGPGFGFVLGAVSMFAGALLTGGVGPWMPFQMLTMGWVSMGAGLLPGPATLRGGRERVLLAGYGAVSALLYGLIMNLQGWPYIAGLGSGISFVPGDPLPENLARYGAYVLATSLGWDVPRALLTVMLTLTLGGTVLRALRRATRRAAFDAAPVFAEPGPEPDPGERRGGAASAPPPGSGGSSAE is encoded by the coding sequence GTGCGCGCGGTGCGACTGGGCCCGCGGTCGGTGACCGCACTCGTGCTCACCAGCGCCACCGGTGTGGCGGCCTTTACCTGGCCCCTGCTGGCCGACCGGGCGTCCGGGCTGGCGCACTCACGGGACGCCCCCTGGCTGTTCGCGGCGCTGCTCCCGCTGCTGCTGGCGGTCGCCGTGGCGACCGTCTCCGAGACCGGGCTGGACGCCAAGGCCGTGGCGATGCTGGGCGTGCTGGCGGCGGCCGGTGCCGCGCTGCGGCCGCTGGGGGCGGGCACGGCGGGCCTGGAGCCGATGTTCTTCCTGATGGTGCTCTCCGGCCGGGTGCTGGGGCCGGGCTTCGGGTTCGTGCTGGGTGCCGTCTCGATGTTCGCCGGGGCGCTGCTGACGGGCGGGGTGGGCCCCTGGATGCCCTTCCAGATGCTCACGATGGGCTGGGTCTCCATGGGCGCCGGGCTGCTGCCCGGCCCGGCGACGCTGCGGGGCGGCCGGGAGCGGGTTCTGCTCGCGGGCTACGGAGCAGTGTCGGCACTGCTCTACGGGTTGATCATGAACCTGCAGGGCTGGCCCTACATCGCGGGCCTCGGCTCGGGCATCTCGTTCGTGCCCGGTGACCCCCTGCCGGAGAACCTTGCCCGGTACGGGGCCTACGTGCTGGCCACCTCGCTCGGCTGGGACGTGCCCCGGGCGCTGCTGACCGTGATGCTCACCCTGACCCTGGGCGGCACCGTGCTGCGGGCGCTGCGCCGGGCCACCCGGCGTGCCGCCTTCGACGCGGCACCGGTGTTCGCGGAGCCGGGTCCGGAGCCGGACCCGGGCGAGCGGAGGGGCGGCGCGGCCTCCGCGCCGCCGCCGGGTTCCGGGGGATCATCGGCGGAGTGA
- a CDS encoding helix-turn-helix transcriptional regulator, which produces MTDGDCAVTGYPVTMTGGDFGQTVRAALKARGMSIRAAARELVYDHAYLSRVLAGKQLPSPQLAEALDRLLDAGGELVSLAASLAEDSGERVAHAIAHPTRIDGRAVEALGDVLAVQRRLDDTLGPSPLIGPVEAQTATLLGLLKESRGPYRAALAEVAAESVQFTGWLYASTRQDAKAVKRLTEAEALADEVGSGALAAQALNFRGYIARQQGNPRGMVRWFSAAYYTPGASAPQRMGDAAQVAQGLGELGQTDAARRLLDEAMGLSDAAQDQPPGTAYWLTPNFQRLNLGLANLGLKAYVDAADHIRAGLAGLPADQQRAPWTKEHRDALVKAEARC; this is translated from the coding sequence ATGACAGATGGTGATTGCGCGGTGACTGGGTACCCTGTCACCATGACGGGCGGGGATTTCGGTCAGACCGTGCGTGCCGCGCTGAAGGCTCGGGGCATGTCGATTCGCGCAGCCGCCCGGGAGCTGGTCTACGACCATGCGTACCTGTCGCGTGTCCTGGCCGGGAAGCAACTCCCGTCGCCACAACTGGCAGAGGCCCTGGACAGGCTCCTGGATGCTGGCGGGGAACTGGTGAGCCTGGCCGCCAGTCTGGCGGAGGACAGCGGGGAGCGCGTCGCGCACGCCATCGCTCACCCGACCCGCATCGACGGCAGGGCCGTGGAGGCCCTTGGGGACGTCCTGGCGGTCCAGCGAAGGCTTGACGACACCCTGGGCCCCTCCCCGCTCATCGGGCCCGTGGAGGCCCAGACGGCCACGCTTCTGGGCCTGTTGAAGGAGTCCCGGGGCCCGTACCGTGCCGCTCTGGCCGAAGTCGCTGCGGAGTCGGTCCAGTTCACGGGGTGGCTGTACGCCTCCACGCGCCAGGACGCGAAGGCCGTGAAGCGGCTAACCGAAGCGGAGGCCCTTGCCGACGAAGTGGGCTCCGGTGCGCTGGCGGCCCAGGCCCTGAACTTCCGGGGGTACATCGCGCGTCAGCAAGGCAACCCCCGTGGCATGGTTCGCTGGTTCTCCGCCGCGTACTACACGCCGGGCGCCAGCGCTCCCCAGCGCATGGGGGACGCCGCCCAAGTGGCCCAGGGCCTGGGTGAGTTGGGTCAGACGGACGCCGCGCGGCGGCTCCTGGACGAAGCCATGGGCCTGTCCGACGCCGCCCAGGACCAGCCGCCGGGTACGGCGTACTGGCTGACTCCGAACTTCCAGCGGCTGAACCTGGGCCTGGCGAACCTGGGCCTGAAGGCGTACGTGGACGCTGCCGACCACATAAGGGCCGGACTGGCGGGCCTGCCTGCCGACCAGCAAAGGGCGCCGTGGACGAAGGAGCACCGCGACGCTCTGGTCAAGGCAGAGGCTCGCTGCTGA
- a CDS encoding bifunctional glycosyltransferase 87/phosphatase PAP2 family protein → MLLAGLWLLALALAVRQAAAVLRLPRDERLVDLFAWTGDNGVLRVHGSLYDGDAAFTGTPFAGLALKPLTRAAEQGLGVVWTFGTLLLVAAVGAVAVRALPGPVARRTALFALPAALSLLVLSIPVRNTFHLGQTSILPVLLVLVGWLAGGADRHREQRGAVGGPFAGPRGQAAVALAGKAQGVLIGVAGALQPATLLFVPLLWLTGRRRAAVSAAGTFVICTLAAWAAMPDDSWTYWVHHVAGVGLGDAADATANQSLHGALLRAGVHGAPEVALLAVLVPAVGWLALRRAVRYARDGQLLLAAAVVGCAAVAASPTAWQHQQLWVLLAIVGRVGRRTGDRLVWPVFVVMVMTLDGSALVPKIAAFGMLGENAVLLAALLASCVVPFLLREAPAWAAPQPSGPLSRPNLMLELLLIRVGYWAYSYVRGHAPDSRSLAEGHGHQILTAERFLHLDVEHGLNKLAARTEWLREAGDTYYTTFHFLVPIVLLGFLYVRRVPQYRAARTALSFATLLGLAGFWLYPLAPPRLMPGLGYIDTAHGPQDLSDPDFGALTQLSNQYAAMPSLHVGWSLWCAIVVFLLTRNRWLPALGALYPLLTTFVVMATANHYLLDAVGGVAVVAAGFYGQRRLARMRGAGKPTGDRAAGACADDPGRGTAEGGRGDGPPGTRSGPGALPDGPDAVSGAASAPSPPGPPSSADRGVPARRD, encoded by the coding sequence ATGCTGCTGGCGGGGCTGTGGCTGCTGGCGCTGGCGCTGGCCGTCCGGCAGGCGGCCGCCGTGCTGCGGCTTCCCCGGGACGAACGCCTCGTCGACCTGTTCGCCTGGACCGGCGACAACGGTGTGCTGCGGGTGCACGGTTCGCTCTACGACGGGGACGCGGCGTTCACCGGGACGCCGTTCGCGGGTCTGGCGCTCAAGCCGCTCACCCGGGCCGCCGAGCAGGGGCTCGGCGTGGTCTGGACGTTCGGCACGCTGCTGCTGGTCGCTGCCGTCGGCGCCGTGGCGGTCCGGGCACTGCCCGGACCGGTCGCGCGGCGCACCGCGCTCTTCGCGCTCCCGGCCGCACTGAGTCTGCTGGTGCTCTCCATCCCGGTGCGCAACACCTTCCACCTCGGGCAGACCAGCATCCTTCCGGTGCTGCTGGTGCTGGTCGGCTGGCTGGCGGGCGGCGCGGACCGGCATCGGGAGCAGCGCGGCGCGGTGGGCGGGCCGTTCGCCGGCCCCCGCGGGCAGGCTGCGGTGGCGCTCGCCGGGAAGGCGCAGGGTGTACTGATCGGGGTGGCCGGTGCGCTGCAGCCCGCCACCCTGCTCTTCGTCCCGCTGCTGTGGCTCACCGGGCGACGCAGGGCCGCCGTCTCGGCCGCCGGGACCTTCGTGATCTGCACCCTGGCCGCCTGGGCCGCCATGCCGGACGACTCCTGGACCTACTGGGTACACCATGTCGCGGGGGTCGGCTTGGGCGACGCGGCGGACGCGACCGCCAACCAGTCGCTGCACGGGGCGCTGCTGCGCGCCGGAGTGCACGGGGCGCCGGAGGTGGCGCTGCTGGCGGTGCTGGTACCCGCCGTCGGATGGCTGGCGCTGCGCCGGGCGGTGCGGTACGCGCGGGACGGGCAGCTCCTGCTCGCCGCCGCTGTGGTGGGCTGCGCCGCCGTGGCCGCCTCCCCGACCGCCTGGCAGCACCAGCAGCTGTGGGTGCTGCTGGCGATCGTGGGGCGCGTCGGCCGGCGCACCGGGGACCGGCTGGTGTGGCCGGTCTTCGTGGTGATGGTGATGACGCTGGACGGCAGCGCGCTCGTCCCCAAGATCGCTGCCTTCGGCATGCTCGGCGAGAACGCGGTGCTGCTGGCGGCCCTGCTGGCCTCCTGCGTCGTGCCGTTCCTGCTGCGGGAGGCCCCGGCCTGGGCCGCGCCGCAGCCCTCGGGCCCGCTCAGCCGCCCCAACCTGATGCTGGAGCTGCTGCTCATCCGGGTCGGCTACTGGGCCTACTCCTATGTGCGCGGACACGCGCCCGACTCGCGTTCCCTCGCCGAGGGGCACGGCCACCAGATCCTGACCGCCGAGCGGTTCCTGCACCTCGATGTCGAGCACGGCCTCAACAAGCTGGCCGCGCGCACGGAATGGCTGCGGGAGGCCGGGGACACCTATTACACGACGTTCCACTTCCTGGTGCCGATCGTCCTGCTGGGCTTTCTGTACGTGCGCCGCGTGCCGCAGTACCGCGCGGCGCGTACGGCGCTGAGCTTCGCCACCCTGCTGGGGCTGGCGGGCTTCTGGCTGTACCCGCTGGCACCGCCGCGGCTGATGCCGGGGCTGGGCTACATCGACACGGCGCACGGCCCGCAGGATCTGTCCGACCCGGACTTCGGCGCGCTCACCCAGCTCTCCAACCAGTACGCGGCGATGCCCTCGCTGCACGTGGGCTGGTCGCTGTGGTGTGCGATCGTCGTCTTCCTGCTCACCCGGAACCGCTGGCTGCCGGCGCTGGGCGCGCTCTATCCGCTGCTGACCACCTTCGTGGTGATGGCGACCGCCAACCACTATCTGCTCGACGCGGTGGGCGGGGTCGCCGTGGTGGCGGCGGGCTTCTACGGCCAGCGCCGGCTCGCCCGGATGCGGGGCGCGGGGAAGCCGACCGGGGACCGGGCCGCCGGCGCGTGCGCCGACGACCCCGGCCGGGGCACTGCCGAGGGCGGCCGGGGCGACGGGCCGCCCGGCACACGGAGCGGCCCCGGAGCCCTGCCGGACGGCCCGGACGCGGTCAGCGGTGCAGCTTCAGCCCCTTCACCGCCCGGTCCACCGAGTTCCGCGGACCGTGGAGTGCCAGCCCGGCGAGACTGA